AcaaagcagctcacagccatctgaaactctagttccagggaatctaactcATGCACTCATACATTCATGCTGGCAAACACttaaacatataaaacaaaaaaatattttttgaaggaTGAAAATgatggggccagtgagatggcttgtAGCAAACCTGACAAGCTAAAGTTGGTTGGTCCTCACAGTCCACACAGTCACCTGGCTCTgactctgaaagttgtcctctgccccaACAAGTGCttccacacaaaaacacactgtcttagtcagagttgcTATTGCTgtcatgaaacaccatggccaaaggcaccttgaaaaggaaagggtttattgtacTCACAGTTGAATACCATCAAAAGCAGTAAAGGTAGGAACTTAAGTAGGCCAGGAACCTGAAGTTAGCGGCTGGTGCACAGGTGCCATGAAGGAACGCTGCTTCCTGGGTTGATCCCCATGCCTTACCCAGCTTAATTTCTAACGAAATCCAGGATAATCAAGttaggaatggtgccacccacagtgggctgggccctctcccatcagCCTACAGCCCAGTttcatggaggtattttctcaagaCTCACTGCTTTGACTCTtaacttgtgtcaaattgacatgaaATTAGTCAAcatacacagtaaataaatacagTAATAATAAAGAGTGAAAGAGTTCCAAACAAGAGAGAATGGCAGTTTTTACTGTAAGTTCTGTTGACTATAGTTTGCTTGAGtactgttaaaataaataaataaatgaatgaataaatagatagTCACACTGAAATAAAAACTAGGGTTATATGTAGAAACTATTAATGTGTGAGATAACTCAGGAAATTGGTTTTGATTGTTGAGTGACAGGCAGCCTGGAGCTGACCATGTAGGAGGAAGATGGATTGAATACTCTAAAAACACAGTGACTAAAACCTCAGTCACAGCGTTTTCCAGTAGAAGCACCTGATAAATAGCTCTCTTGTTAAAACAGTAGCATCTATTTACTGTGCTTACAGTATGTTGGGTGATGctttataaaagagaaataaacaagAGCTTTCTTAGTCCAGCTCAGGGTCTTTAACTACTAGGTTAGAGCTCTTAAGACTTTACCAGGATTTTCTCAAGTattctctccagtcccagagttctgttttgttctgtagtGGACTATTGGACTATTGCAGGTGCAGTAGTATACAAGTCATTACAGAGCAGCCAGTACTTAAACAGGTTCTGTGTTTTGTAATAACTATCGTCTTTGACACTAGGAAGTCTTAACAAAGGAGACAGTGGGATTGGGCTTGAGTTGAAACCAGTTCTCAGACACCATGCCAGTTGTTGTTTCAGAGATTTTCAGAGATGAGGTCTATTCTTCGTACTTTCATCAGATTATTTACAGATATTCACGCTGAACAGTCATATTTATTTGTCACTTTCCAGTTACACATGCACCAGACAAGTAGTTTCTTAGGTTTGTCTAAGGTGTTGTCCACCTAATTCCTCTTTCTTGGCAGGTGCACAGGTTCTAATCTGTTACCTGCATTTATTATCTATTCTAAGCTAGTCCTTTGCTCAGACATTATATTTACCAATGGAAAACTGTTAACACTGCCCTTTTATATGGAAATGAAGTGTTTTCCACCTGTAtcttctaaaaacttaaaataggGATTAAGCCTAACATGGTTGCATCCATTAATAAGCCCTATACTTTAGGAtgatgaggcaggaagactgtacTTTTGAGGCAACCTGAGTTATATAATGGATGATTGGAGCAACCCAGGTTACACAGTGAAATCATGTCTCCGatgataaaatagaaaacaaaatgcagACTCACCTGGAGGCCTGGGTTAGATTGCCAGCCCCTTGGTGGCTAACAGCCCTCTAGTAACTCTTGGGGCTAGTAAAATTTGGAGCTAGTAACTCTAGCCCCAAGGGCTCCAGTGCCTGTATTCCACTGGCACTCTGCACATGGAGTGTACAGAGGATATACTTGGAAGCAGAACACCCATGCAgatgcttaatttttaaaaatcaagaatataaaaataaggtGAAACAAGAATAGTTAGAGAATTGAAAGTTCCTTTAGGAtcgtggctctcaaccttcctaatgttctGACCCTTTATTACAGTTCCTCTGTTGTGGCGATCCTCAgcgtaaaattattttgttgctacttcttaactgtaattttgctactgttatgaattctaATGTCTGATGGGTAGCCCATAGTTGAGAACCCCTGTTTTAGGCCATCAGTCAGTTGCCCCATTTGTTCTTTTCCTGTATATTTTAAGTAGCAAATATTTGCTCTCTGGCCAGGTGTAATATGGTAAAGAGAGATGACCATGAGCGTCATCCTGGTCGGAATGGCCACCATTGTGGATACTTTAGTAGCTTGTTTGGGGAGTTTGACTCCAGGTAGTGGTGTCTCTTCAGAAACTTGCATGTCTGAATGAGGGTGTTCTGAAGCCTAAAGCTTCTGTTCAGGTTGTTTTCTTAGTGCTTTTGAGTTTGAAGGTAAAGTACACTTCACTGGGTAATCTTTGTccaactctgttttgttttgttttgttttgttttgttttgttttgttggaattAGTGCCAGAACAGATAAAGCCCAGTGTAAGCCAGCCTCAGCCTGCCAACTCTGATAACGGCACTTCCACAGCAACCAGCACTAATAATAATGCCAAGCGAGCTACAGCCAGCAATCAGCAGCCGCCGCcaccgcagcagcagcagccgcagcaagagcagcagcagcagcagccacaagCCTTGCCTCGGTATCCACGTGAAGTACCTCCACGATTTCGCCACCAGGAACACAAACAGCTTCTGAAGAGGGGTCAGCATTTTCCTGTCATAGCAGCAAACTTGGGATCTGCTGTTAAGGTGTTAAACAGCCAATCAGAAAGCAGTGCTGTAACAAATCAACAGCCACAAAATAACGGAGAGGTGCAGAACAGCAAGAGCCAGTCAGGTGAGTGAAGACAGTTCTGACAGAACTCACTGGCAGTGAGGGAATGTTGTCATCTATAGTTTGTGGTGTTAGGTTTCCTGTAGCAAGAGCTGGGCTTTGATTTTAGAATCCTGAATAGGGAGCTTGAAAGGAGACTCCTTTACTGTCAGGTTCATTCCTGTCTGTCTTAGAAAGTGAGCATCAGAATTGCTTTTGTCTTCTTTCAGGTCCCATACTTTAAGAAGTTGGTAGTTCAAATCGAACCCTCCCCACTCCTTGTGTTACTCAGTTACATACATTTATTCCTCAACTACCCTACACAAGGGTAGTTATCATCTTTATCCCTGACCATCCCTGGTATCTAGTCACTTGCTGCCTGAATGCTCCTTTATGTATACCAAGCACTAGTCTTTGTCGTAAGATATAGTATGATATTTCACAGCTAGTAAATAGCTCATTTTGGATTCAAGTCCATGATTCCAGAGCCATGCTCATAAACACCATGGTGCTCTCTAGCAGCTCATTGGCTATGATAGGAAAGGGACGGGAAGACATTTCTAAGCTAGGTCTCCAGAGCAGCACATTTTAGGACACAGATGTACTTCTTCTGCTCCTAAGTCCTTTACTACCTGTGTGAAGTTGATCAAGAAACTAATTCATGAgaccttccttttgtttttaattgttttgttttaagagtcTATCTCACCTTGGAACTCTAGGTGGCTTTGAACCCTTGACAAATttacctgcctcagcttctcaagtgctgggattaataccCCCATACCCATCAGGGATCTTCTTTCTTAATTTATAATACAGGTACCAGGATCCTACCTTGTAAGGGTGCTTTGAAGTCTAAATTGTATGAGATATTAAAACAGTCAGCTCAGTGCCTGATGTTTAAATgctgaataaattttcttatcCCTACATGTTAGTTAGATTTTCTATTGAGGCAATGAAAtatcaaaaagcaagttgggggttagaggtttattttgttttttttggtttatacTTCCTTCCATATTGCTGGTCATTATTGAagtaagtcagggcaggaacctggaggcagcagctgatgctaaggccatggaagaatgctgcttactgacttgctccttatggcttgctcagtctgctttcttatagaacccaggaccacttgcccagggatggccccacctaTGGTGGACCGTGgtctctcccatcaatcactaattaagaaaatgccactttaagtggatcttatggaggcattttctcagttgattttccttcctttcagataacttagcttgtgtcaggttgacataagactagccagcacacactAACATTTACTCAAAGACCTATTCTTTTCAAAATGAGTTTAACATTGAACATAGGCCAGGTTATATGGAATTAAGAAGTTGAATTTCATTTGGGAAGCCAGGTTGGAAAACAGTATATTACTTAGCAGCGTAAGCAATTTGTTAGTAAAGTATTACTTATCCATCAAATGCCTGGACACCTATGTTGAGTCAGGGCTGATGGTATATGATAAACAGACAGTGACATGACATAGtatatttatgaaattttatGTATGTCTCTTCCATTTGggaaaagaacaaacaaagctatttttaaaatggaaacaacAGTAGTGCAATAAGAGTagtatatttcaaaaataagtatgggactggagagatggctcgctcAGTAAAGTGCctactatgcaagcatgagggctgAGTTCAGGTGTTCTGCACCCCTTTGTAGTCTTAGGGAAGATAAAGTAAGGGGCTTGTTGACAAGCCACAGTCTAggcaaaaaaaaacccccaaaacccaagAATGAAGACACCCAGCATCAGCCTCTGATCTCCATACACATGTACAGGCATGTACACAAAATGAGTGTAAGTTAGAGGAATcaagttttggattttttgtttgtttgtttcgagacagggtttttctgtgtagccctggctgtcctggaacgagGAATCAAGTTCTATAGATGTGCATTCCAATGAAAAGTTCTCAGGTGTGAACATAGGCAAAAGCCTCCAACAAAAGTGAGGAAGAAGAGCCTCTGCCTGTGTCTAGAAGAGCGTAGCAAGCAGGGGGCCACATTTATTTGGAGACATTATATCCTAAAGCCATTAGGGAATGCAGACGATGAAACTGAAACACTGAGGAACAAGATTGGTACTTTTGTCTTTATAGGCTTATtttttaaaccttttaaaaatatgtgtgcttGTGATCTTGCATGAGTATATATGTAAGCCTAGTGGCCTGAGTCAGTCTCAGGAACTGAGACCACAGAGTTGTTTGACCTCTGGCATTCAGGTAcacccccccagccccacccccatccccacacgCTGCAACGCAGTAAATACAGATTTCAGACTGCTTCTTTATACTCTAAAGGCAGGGCAGATCCTGCTCTTGCTCAAATAGACTGAGTTGGGAGACTCTAGTGGAGGTGACAATAGTGAACCCTGACAGAATACTGTTATGGCCAAAGTGTTCTGACCTCTTATTTATCCATGAGACACAATCCATAGTACAGTTAAAAGACTAGAGCAGTGAATGTCCTTCCTTTCCAGTCCAAGGGCTGAAGCATTCTTAGTCGACTTGCTAtggttttttatttctattaacaTGCGTGCACACGTCATTATGATTAAGCCATTTGAAAGTGAGGTGCTGAACCTCATGGCACTTCATGTTCAGTGCCCTGAgacagcttttttgttttttaagatgtaAGTATTTACTATGTACACAGTGTTCTGTCTGGTCTCTGGCTCATTTGTAGCTAAGTATGACCTTGATCCTCTTCTCCACTACCTTCCTCAACTGCTAGGGTTATAGACTTTTATTACCACACCCACGTTCTGCAGTGCTGGGCACTGAATCCAGGGCTTCctatatgctaggcaagcaagcACTCCAGTGACTATGGTTTTTCTAATGTTGATCATTTTGTGTCCttgttattttcttatttgtggATTATAATTTGTCAGGCAGTCCTCTCAGCACAGGATTGAGTAGGTTTATTGATATGTATTCCTGTCTTTTTCATGTTGCAGTAGGAGTACTTTGTGTTACTCATAgttaaactttattattttcaatGTGAGTAGTTTCGTTGTAGATGTAGATGCCTAGTGTCTTTTTCTTATCCCTGCCTTATGGAATTGCcagcacatgcatgcagagaCACATGCAGTAATCCAAGGTGGTGATCGTGATGCAGACTAGCTGCCCtagctggcggggggggggggggggcagggggggaggTGGTGCTTTTGCTTTCTTGGACACAGGGAAGAATAAAGGCAAAGGCATAGGTCTTAGAACACAGTGTGGTTAGATGTCTTGTGCTTATTAAAAAGACCAAGTGTCTTCCCAACATTCACATCATGGGGTTCAAAAATGCCTGTGACTCCCAACTACGGAgaatccagtgcccttttctggcttttaggaacacatacaccccacacacatacagacatatatacatgtcATGGGACAATCAcacaaatatatagatatatgtgtaaataaaataatattttaaaaatgagaaaaataccaagTTAAGGAAAATTATTAAAGAAGTTTTATGCTTCACCCCATGTTTTCTAGAAGGAGGCATCCTAGGGGTATGAGTATTTATTACAATAGTAAAGACTCGTTACACTAGCTGTGATGTGTTTTTCATGTGGGTGATGAGATAAGTGAAAACGTGTTTGGGAGAAGAGTAGAAGGATGATAATCACGGGTGTACATCATTAATGATGGTAGTGCCTTACATGGACCAGGTACAGCTAGCTCCTGGAGTTCATCATTTAATTCTTCTAGCAGTTCCTGCTATCTAGATAAGGAAACTAAGGCAGACAAAGAAACAAGGGCTTGTCTTTGATCTCAGAGACTGTGTAAGTGGTATAAAATGTctcttggtttgttgtttgttttgttttgagacaggcagggtctttctacatagccttggctgttctgaaactcagtgTTGCTCTAGAacccacagaaatccacctgcctctgcctcccaagtgctgtgattggaATTCTCACCTGCTGACAGCAGTTACTAAATGCTTTTCTTGAGTAGTTAATGGTTAATTGAACAACCAAGTTTATTAGAAGGTTACCCTCGCTCTTCTTTTGCTAGATATCGTGGCACGTGGTTGTAGTCATAATCTCAGCAATCCTGTGGCTAATGATGAAAGATTGTTCACAAATTCAGGACCAGcgtgggctacacagagagacgcCGTCGCAAAAATCAAAGGACCGGGGATAAAGCGCAGGGTTAAAAGACTTGCCAAGCATGAGAAGGGTTCAGTCCCTGGCACGCCCAACCCCCAAATGAAAATAACATGACTTCGTTTCACAGGTTCTTGTCCTCTAGCGTCTATGAAGCATCCGGGCTTGAGGCCTTTTGTTGCTAGTATGTcagtcctttttttcttttttttgctacTTTGCTGTATGGAGGACTGTAATTAtcttgtgtatgttgtatgttctgctgctgtgatgaaacaccatgatcaaaatgcagctttggaaggaaagggtttatttggcgaatgcttccacatcactgtaTATCATCAAAGGACGTCAGTGTGGGAACTCAATAGGGCAGGAGCTTATACAGagtccatggaggagtgctgcttacccAGGTGCTTTCTTACAGAGCCCAGGGCCActtgcccagggatggtaccacccacagtgggctgagacTGACTCccctatcaatcattaatcaagaaactaCCCTATGGGGTTGGTTGCCaacagcttgatcaggtttttgtttttgtttttgtttttgttttgttttgttttgttttgttttttgattgggttttggttttggtttgactttggttttagttttgcttttatgagacagggtctctgtgtgtagtcctgactatgcttgaacttgttctatagaccaaatggcctcaaactcagatctgtctgttcctgcttccccataCACCACCTCGTGTAGCTTGGAAACCATTTTTTTAATGAAGGTTTCCTTCTCTCATGACTTTAGCGTGTATGAAGTTAACTTAAAACTGTCCAGCACATCTTGCTTCTCTCACTCAGTTTCTACAAGTTAACTTTTGTCCCTCGGTTTCTCACATACAAAGTGAGGGCAACACTTGTACTCTACAATGGTCCCAGGCACTTGCTGCAAGAGTTTGCAGACCTGCTGCTGTGTAGCAGTGAGTGCTAGCCGTGGATTGATATTGCCCTTGTATGTTGCAGTATAGAATTATTTCTTCCAGGAAGGCTGACTTTTTGGTTCTTTTTATCATGTGGATTCTACATAAGCAATAAAGAAGACAAATATCATCGACTACTTTTGGGGGGCATGGATGGACGGATGAACAGGGTTCTACTAATTAGTCCTTGCTTGCCTCTGAATCAcagatctgcctcctgagggcttgGATTCACGGTGTGACCAGAACCAGCTACTCACACTGTGATGAAATAATTGTAAAGGGAGTAGTAGTTGGTGCACTTTGCAGCACTTACTTAAATTATATTTACTGGATTTGTTACAGGTCAATCTCTAGTTGCTTTTCTTGCCATTATTACAGCTCTTCATCATTTGTTTCTTAGCATTTGTACTTTGAGAAAAAGTGAGACAAGCAGCAACATTTTTCCATACTAGCAAATCACACTAATAGTGTGACTTGGACTTATTTCCAGACCTTCATCCTGGGAACTATAGTGAAAGTCACACTTGAAGACAGCCTAAGTACAAATGTTTTATGTAGCCAATGTCACAGATGCATGTCTACCCACTGGACCCTTTAATgagatagatggagaaactaacaAAAACACTGCGGgaaagaatagaaataaaaacagatggTAGTTAGATGCCAATCTAAGGCTTGGTCATGTGATGGATGCCTATGGCCTTCAGTATCAGCTGCTGAATTACTGATCATAATTTGGTGATTTTCAGCATACCAATTTTTCTGTGTTGTCTCTTACTAAGCATGGCTATGAAAGTAAATTAGGAAATTGTTTAAAGTTAATGTTCTTCCTTATGTATAGCATGGTAATTAAGTGTATACACTAATAAACCAGAAATACAGTGCAAAGGCTTTGGGATCCTTACAGAATTCTTCTAACCCAAAGGAGTTGTGTGGAAAGCTGTTTTAGGAAACGGAATCATTTTGGGCTGCTTACGCTTACTTAGCTTTTTACATCCCAGTCTGTTTTCTCCCGTGTCAAGTCCTAAGCCTGGATTGCCCTAATTCATCATTACCACTCAGTCTTCTCTCCAGAATTCTTATATTTGTTGGATGTTGTCCGTTTATATATTTAGCAGGTCTCCCTGTGGGACTTTTTGTCCCATGCTGTACTGTAGGGTATTGAACAAAGCAGCAGAATTCTGCCTGTGAAATTACTGAACATGGAGCCTTGGTGGCTGAAAGATAATCAGCGCCTCACAGCCATTCTGCGGAGCATCTTGCTAATGTTGAGGAGCTACGTGTATTTCTAATGGATCGTCATTTTTCTCAGCCTACATACTATTTTGGAAATTGTTAACACTTATAAATAGATATACTTCTCCTTTATTCTAGATATAAATCATAATACTTCAGGATCCCATTATGAAAATTGCCAGCGGGGACCTGTGTCTTCTACAAGTGACTGTAGCACAAGCTGTAAGAATGCTGTAAACGACTTGTTGGAAAAAGAAGCATGGCCCTCAGCCCCTGGCAGTGATCCTGAGTTGGCTCCAGAATGTATAGATGCTGATTCTGCCTCCAATTCTGAGTCAGAGAGAAACATCACTGTCATGGCTTCAGGGAACACAGGTGGTGAGAAAGATGGCCTTCGGAACAGCACTGGACTTGGTTCTCAAAGCAAATTTGTGGTTGGTAGCAGCAGCAATAATGTGGGCCATGGAAGTAGTACTGGCCCATGGGGCTTTCCCCATGGAGCCCTAATAAGCACATGTCAGGTCTCTGTGGATGCTCCTGAAAGCAAACCAGAAAGTAGTAACAATAGGATGAATGCTTGGGGCACTGTAAGTTCTTCATCAAATGGAGGGTTAAATCCAAGCACTTTGAATTCAGCTAGCAACCATGGTGCCTGGCCAGTATTAGAAAACAATGGACTTGCCCTAAAAGGGCCTGTAGGGAGTGGGAGTTCTGGCATCAATATTCAGTGTAGTACCATAGGCCAGATGCCTAACAATCAGAATATCAACTCTAAAGTCAGTGGCTCTTCTACCCATGGTACCTGGGGTAGCCTTCAGGAAACTTGTGAGCCTGAAGTAAGTGGTACACAGAAGGTTTCATTCAGTGGTCAACCTCAGAATATCACCACTGAAACGACTGGACCAAATAACACTACTAACTTTATGACCTCTAGTTTACCAAACTCCGGTTCAGTACAAAATAATGAACTGCCTACTAGTAATCCAGGGGCCTGGCGTGTGAGCACAATGAATCATCCTCAGATACAGGCTCCGTCAGTTATGAATGGCACTTCCCTTTCTCACCTTAGTAATGGAGAGTCAAAAACTGGAGGCTCCTACGGTACTACATGGGGTGCCTATGGTTCTAATTACTCTGGCGACAAATGTGCAGGCCCTAATGGCCAAGCCAATGGTGACACTGTGAATGCAACTCTAATGCAGCCTGGCATAAATGGGCCTATGGGCACTAACTTTCAAGTTAATACAAATAAAGGGGGAGGTGTATGGGAGCCTGGGACAGTGAATTCCCAGAGTTCACCATGGGGAAGTGGAAATGGTGCAAATTCTGGAGGAAGTCGAAGAGGATGGGGAAGTCCTGCACAGAACACTGGCACTGGTCTATCCAGTGTCGAGTGGAACAAACTGCCTAGCAACCAGCATTCCAATGACAGTGCAAATGGCAATGGTAAGAAGCTTACAAATGGATGGAAATCTACTGAGGAAGACGATCAGGGTTCTGCCACATCTCAGACAAATGAGCAAAACAGTGTGTGGGCCAAAGCAGGAGGCACAGTGGAGAGTGATGGTAGTGCAGAGAGCACTGGACGCCTTGAAGAAAAAGTAACCGGGGAAAGTCAGAGTAGAGATAGAAGAAAAATTGATCAGCACACATTACTCCAAAGCATTGTAAACAGAACTGACTTAGATCCACGTGTCCTATCCAACTCTGGGTGGGGACAGACTCCTATTAAGCAGAATACTGCCTGGGATACAGAGACATCAccaagaggggaaagaaagactgACAATGGGACAGAGGCCTGGGGAAGCTCTGCAACACAGACTTTTAACTCAGGGGCATGTACAGATAAGACTAGCCCTAATAGTAATGATACCTCATCTGTATCAGGGTGGGGTGATCCCAAACCTACTCTGAGGTGGGGAGATTCCAAAGGCTCAAACTGCCAGGGGGGGTGGGAAGATGACTCTGCTGCTACAGGAATGATCAAGAGCAACCAGTGGGGGGGTTGCAAGGAAGACAAGTCTACATGGAATGATTCGCAAAAGAGCAAACAAGGCTGGGGTGACGGACAAAAGTCAAGCCAAGGTTGGTCCATTTCTGCCGGTGATAACTGGGGAGAATCTTCCAGGAGTAACCATTGGGGTGAGGCCAATAAGAAATCCAGCTCAGGAGGCAGTGACAGTGACAGGTCCATTTCTGGTTGGAACGAACTTGGGAAAACTAGTTCTTTTACTTGGGGAAATAATATAAATCCAAATAACTCATCGGGATGGGATGAATCTTCTAAACCGAACTCTTCCCAGGGGTGGGGAGACCCTCCAAAGTGTAATCAGTCTCTAGGTTGGGGAGATTCATCAAAGCCAGTTAGTTCTCCAGATTGGAACAAGCAACAAGACATTGTTGGATCATGGGGAATCCCACCAGCCACCAGCAAGCCTCCTGGTACAGGCTGGCTCGGGGGACCTATTCCTGCTCCAGCAAAGGAGGAAGAACCCACAGGCTGGGAGGAGCCATCCCCAGAATCTATACGAAGAAAAATGGAGATCGATGATGGAACTTCAGCTTGGGGAGATCCAAGCAAATACAACTACAAAAATGTGAACATGTGGAATAAAAACATCCCGGAAGCCAGCGGCCGCTCAGACCAGCAAGCGCAGATGCACCGGCTATTGCCAGCCGCAAGTGCCGTCTCAAGCAAGGAGACCAGCAGTGGCTCTGGTAAGCGTTCCCGTGTGGAGTGCAGAGGTATTGTGGAAGCAAGCTTTGTGTTGACATGCCTGTCATAAGATTTGTGTAACACGGCTCTTGGATATGCACATCAAGACCTTTCAGCTGTGACCTAGAGGTGACATTCACCTGGCAACAGCTCTGGTTTGTGGAGTCTTGCTCTGTTGTGTTAGGAATGTAGTAGAAGAGGTTAAGTGCAGACTTACACACTTAGGTATTCTTAGTCAAGCCTTAACAACGTGGTTTCACTACTGAAGTACAATAAAGCCAAATGCCTGAGGACCGTACTCTAGATATTTGGTATTATATTTGATCTTATGGGATTTTCTCACTGAGGCATGAAGTTAGTACCTCCTCAGTTAACTGGATAATGTGTGCACCTGAAGCATCGCACTGCTTTCTAGTATACTCTGACCTTTGCTCTCCTGTACTCAAAGTTTTTTCTCTGTAAATTGATAGGGCAACATTTTCTAAATGTGGCAGCCCTACATTGCCTTTGTTAACAGGAGTTTTATTGAATAATGCTCCATTGGTTAGAGAGCCGGTAATGTTTTCATGAATTCTTCTTTTAGTGCCTAATTgtgtgggggttttgttttgttttgttttgaaatataagCCTAGTC
This Mus musculus strain C57BL/6J chromosome 7, GRCm38.p6 C57BL/6J DNA region includes the following protein-coding sequences:
- the Tnrc6a gene encoding trinucleotide repeat-containing gene 6A protein isoform X8, encoding MEQATEQKIKVPEQIKPSVSQPQPANSDNGTSTATSTNNNAKRATASNQQPPPPQQQQPQQEQQQQQPQALPRYPREVPPRFRHQEHKQLLKRGQHFPVIAANLGSAVKVLNSQSESSAVTNQQPQNNGEVQNSKSQSDINHNTSGSHYENCQRGPVSSTSDCSTSCKNAVNDLLEKEAWPSAPGSDPELAPECIDADSASNSESERNITVMASGNTGGEKDGLRNSTGLGSQSKFVVGSSSNNVGHGSSTGPWGFPHGALISTCQVSVDAPESKPESSNNRMNAWGTVSSSSNGGLNPSTLNSASNHGAWPVLENNGLALKGPVGSGSSGINIQCSTIGQMPNNQNINSKVSGSSTHGTWGSLQETCEPEVSGTQKVSFSGQPQNITTETTGPNNTTNFMTSSLPNSGSVQNNELPTSNPGAWRVSTMNHPQIQAPSVMNGTSLSHLSNGESKTGGSYGTTWGAYGSNYSGDKCAGPNGQANGDTVNATLMQPGINGPMGTNFQVNTNKGGGVWEPGTVNSQSSPWGSGNGANSGGSRRGWGSPAQNTGTGLSSVEWNKLPSNQHSNDSANGNGKKLTNGWKSTEEDDQGSATSQTNEQNSVWAKAGGTVESDGSAESTGRLEEKVTGESQSRDRRKIDQHTLLQSIVNRTDLDPRVLSNSGWGQTPIKQNTAWDTETSPRGERKTDNGTEAWGSSATQTFNSGACTDKTSPNSNDTSSVSGWGDPKPTLRWGDSKGSNCQGGWEDDSAATGMIKSNQWGGCKEDKSTWNDSQKSKQGWGDGQKSSQGWSISAGDNWGESSRSNHWGEANKKSSSGGSDSDRSISGWNELGKTSSFTWGNNINPNNSSGWDESSKPNSSQGWGDPPKCNQSLGWGDSSKPVSSPDWNKQQDIVGSWGIPPATSKPPGTGWLGGPIPAPAKEEEPTGWEEPSPESIRRKMEIDDGTSAWGDPSKYNYKNVNMWNKNIPEASGRSDQQAQMHRLLPAASAVSSKETSSGSGWGEPWAEPSTPATTVDNGTSAWGKPIDSGPSWGEPITAASNASTWGSSSVGPQSLSKSGPKSMQDGWCGDDMPLPGSRPTGWEEEEDVEIGMWNSNSSQELNSSLNWPPYTKKMSSKGLSGKKRRRERGMMKGGNKQEDAWINPFVKQFSNISFSRDSPEENVQSNKMDLSGGMLQDKRMEIDKHSLNIGDYNRTVGKGPGSRPQISKESSMERNPYFDKDGIVADESQNMQFMSSQSMKLPPSNSALPNQALGSIAGLGTQNLNSVRQNGNPNMFGVGNTAAQPRGMQQPPAQPLSSSQPNLRAQVPPPLLSPQVPVSLLKYAPNNGGLNPLFGPQQVAMLNQLSQLNQLSQISQLQRLLAQQQRAQSQRSAPSANRQQQDQQGRPLSVQQQMMQQSRQLDPSLLVKQQTPPSQQPLHQPAMKSFLDNVMPHTTPELQKGPSPVNAFSNFPIGLNSNLNVNMDMNSIKEPQSRLRKWTTVDSMSVNTSLDQNSSKHGAISSGFRLEESPFVPYDFMNSSTSPASPPGSIGDGWPRAKSPNGSSSVNWPPEFRPGEPWKGYPNIDPETDPYVTPGSVINSLSINTVREVDHLRDRNSGSSSSLNTTLPSTSAWSSIRASNYNVPLSSTAQSTSARNSDSKLTWSPGSVTNTSLAHELWKVPLPPKNITAPSRPPPGLTGQKPPLSTWDNSPLRVGGGWGNSDARYTPGSSWGESSSGRITNWLVLKNLTPQIDGSTLRTLCMQHGPLITFHLNLPHGNALVRYSSKEEVVKAQKSLHMCVLGNTTILAEFASEEEISRFFAQSQSLTPSPGWQSLGSSQSRLGSLDCSHSFSSRTDVNHWNGAGLSGANCGDLHGTSLWGTPHYSTSLWGPPSSDPRGISSPSPINAFLSVDHLGGGGESM